A single genomic interval of Solimonas sp. K1W22B-7 harbors:
- a CDS encoding cell wall hydrolase: protein MRLYAALCTVLRDRRNIEGDGLAWCADGAVDAISLPLPGTAGAVGIEIWLGRGASKGDVPRRIRGSLGWLPLQVAAGSRPRAHVATACNDEINAGTGTAAGLVRDRFHPERHYLLSCGHVMAGAGGARVRAPIRVAVGTVKGTAYLTDWEPALGAGVLRTGIDAAIARVDDQRLLQALRQEKLPSGIATEFLADQPITVMAPTRKQGRLKTRWSGYIDIAGNELTRDYWLQDAIGYRAEPKATEPGDSGAAIWDDRERLLGIHVAAPIGDERWRSNAVLCPIDRIMDWFDVEPLMRGPMPSALPRNAPATAPPPRVAPVPAASSEEIGIVAKTLWGEARGEPETGMRAVACVIGNRKARHWRGKLGFADVCLDRWQFSCWNEKDPNRLRMDAIERNPDAVYIRALTIARELISGQLADFTFGATHYFATSLRRRPDWALGKNPCYQIGRHIFFNNVK, encoded by the coding sequence ATGCGCCTCTATGCAGCGCTTTGCACCGTACTTCGGGATCGGCGAAATATTGAGGGCGATGGGCTGGCTTGGTGCGCCGATGGCGCTGTCGATGCCATTTCCCTGCCATTGCCTGGAACGGCAGGCGCCGTTGGCATCGAAATCTGGTTGGGCAGGGGCGCAAGCAAGGGTGATGTGCCCAGGCGCATACGTGGTTCGTTGGGCTGGCTACCATTGCAGGTTGCCGCCGGTTCGCGTCCGCGCGCGCATGTCGCGACCGCCTGCAACGATGAGATCAACGCCGGAACCGGAACCGCCGCTGGGCTCGTACGTGACCGCTTTCATCCGGAAAGGCACTATCTGCTGAGCTGTGGCCACGTCATGGCAGGTGCGGGCGGAGCACGTGTCCGCGCGCCGATCCGCGTGGCGGTAGGCACTGTCAAGGGAACAGCTTACCTGACCGACTGGGAGCCTGCGTTGGGAGCGGGAGTCCTTCGAACCGGCATCGATGCTGCAATCGCTCGTGTCGATGATCAGAGACTGCTGCAGGCATTGCGGCAAGAAAAGCTGCCGAGCGGCATAGCTACAGAATTTCTCGCTGACCAGCCCATTACCGTAATGGCTCCTACCCGGAAGCAGGGCAGGCTAAAGACACGCTGGTCGGGTTATATCGACATTGCAGGAAATGAGCTGACGCGAGACTACTGGCTACAAGATGCTATCGGCTACCGCGCCGAACCGAAGGCGACGGAGCCCGGCGACAGCGGGGCGGCGATCTGGGATGACCGCGAACGCTTGCTGGGTATACACGTCGCCGCGCCGATCGGTGACGAGCGTTGGCGCTCAAACGCAGTGCTGTGTCCTATCGACCGCATCATGGATTGGTTCGATGTCGAGCCGTTGATGCGAGGGCCTATGCCATCAGCGCTTCCGCGCAACGCACCCGCAACAGCACCACCGCCCCGTGTGGCACCAGTGCCTGCAGCCTCAAGCGAGGAAATCGGCATCGTAGCAAAAACGCTCTGGGGTGAGGCACGAGGCGAGCCGGAGACGGGTATGCGTGCCGTTGCCTGCGTGATCGGAAATCGCAAGGCACGGCACTGGCGAGGCAAGCTCGGATTTGCCGACGTCTGTCTGGACCGCTGGCAATTCAGTTGCTGGAACGAGAAGGACCCCAATCGCTTGCGCATGGATGCCATCGAGCGAAACCCGGATGCTGTCTACATTCGGGCACTGACGATCGCCCGCGAATTGATCAGTGGGCAGCTCGCGGATTTTACCTTCGGTGCAACGCACTATTTTGCAACCAGCCTGCGGCGCAGGCCTGACTGGGCGTTGGGAAAGAATCCCTGCTACCAGATTGGCCGGCACATCTTCTTCAACAACGTCAAGTAA
- a CDS encoding tannase/feruloyl esterase family alpha/beta hydrolase, translated as MILRFAGTLLVLCALAACAPSATPLGPSARCEALSRVELPGVQVKSASIPKPEKGQPEYCRVKGVVDRARFELRLPTERWNGKYYMAGCGTFCGVVGTGDPQYKLGIERGYATIISDAGHQSWTSGGSSWARDDPEARSDHAWRAVHRTAGSGRKLTETYYGAGVQRAYFNGCSNGGRQGLMQATRFPEDFDGILAESPAQDVLPILMVWTHALLDDTGADGKPIFRREKLPLLQRAVAKACGDRDGVVTGMECDFDPVALQCPQGERDDCLSADEVRVVRAWYAGPPASDAYEGLGGVPKGSEAFWLPRSPPPLLTRMLTRVLYGASLDDVLVSIKLGSGILIRDVLSTPALDPDYDARDFDPARDLPRLQPFAAEMTPSRDLSGLRARGGKLLITQSLGDIAVPPAYNVAYWQEAQARLGENAADTVRMFLIPGMGHCGNGEGPQLPGYDSGDFDALSALENWVEKGQAPAALIATRRDTSGRVTRSEPLCALPARAVYLGQGDPADYASWACR; from the coding sequence ATGATCCTGCGGTTTGCCGGTACCCTGCTCGTTCTCTGCGCGCTCGCGGCCTGCGCCCCGTCGGCAACGCCCCTCGGCCCCTCGGCGCGCTGCGAGGCGCTGAGCCGGGTGGAGTTGCCCGGCGTGCAGGTCAAGTCCGCCTCGATCCCGAAACCCGAGAAAGGCCAGCCCGAGTACTGCCGCGTCAAGGGGGTCGTGGATCGCGCCCGCTTCGAACTGCGCCTGCCGACGGAGCGCTGGAACGGCAAGTACTACATGGCCGGCTGCGGCACTTTCTGTGGGGTCGTTGGCACCGGCGATCCGCAGTACAAGCTCGGTATCGAGCGCGGCTACGCCACGATCATTTCCGACGCCGGCCACCAGTCCTGGACCTCGGGCGGCTCCAGTTGGGCGCGGGACGATCCCGAGGCGCGCAGCGACCATGCCTGGCGCGCCGTGCATCGCACCGCCGGCAGCGGCCGCAAGCTCACCGAGACCTACTACGGTGCCGGCGTGCAGCGCGCCTACTTCAACGGCTGCTCCAATGGCGGACGCCAGGGCCTGATGCAGGCCACCCGCTTTCCGGAAGATTTCGACGGCATCCTCGCCGAGTCTCCGGCGCAGGACGTGCTCCCCATCCTGATGGTCTGGACCCATGCGCTGCTCGACGACACCGGCGCCGACGGCAAGCCCATCTTCCGGCGCGAGAAGCTGCCGCTGCTGCAGCGCGCCGTCGCCAAGGCCTGCGGCGACCGCGACGGCGTGGTCACGGGCATGGAATGCGATTTCGATCCCGTCGCGCTGCAATGCCCGCAGGGCGAGCGCGACGATTGCCTGAGCGCCGATGAAGTGCGCGTCGTGCGCGCGTGGTATGCGGGCCCGCCGGCTTCGGACGCCTATGAGGGGCTCGGTGGCGTTCCGAAGGGCTCCGAAGCTTTCTGGCTGCCGCGGAGTCCACCGCCGCTGCTCACCCGGATGCTCACGCGCGTCCTCTATGGCGCCTCGCTGGACGACGTGCTGGTGTCGATCAAGCTGGGATCCGGCATCCTCATCCGCGATGTGCTCTCCACCCCGGCCCTGGATCCGGACTACGACGCCCGCGACTTCGACCCCGCGCGCGATCTGCCGCGGCTGCAGCCGTTTGCCGCCGAGATGACCCCTTCGCGCGATCTCAGCGGTCTACGCGCCCGTGGCGGCAAGCTGCTCATCACCCAGAGCCTCGGCGACATTGCCGTGCCGCCGGCCTACAACGTCGCCTACTGGCAGGAGGCCCAGGCCCGCCTCGGCGAGAACGCGGCGGACACCGTGCGCATGTTCCTGATACCGGGCATGGGGCACTGCGGCAACGGCGAAGGCCCGCAACTCCCCGGCTACGATTCCGGCGATTTCGATGCGCTCAGCGCGCTGGAGAACTGGGTCGAGAAGGGCCAGGCGCCGGCGGCGCTCATCGCCACCCGCCGCGACACCAGCGGCCGCGTGACACGCAGCGAGCCGCTCTGCGCCCTGCCTGCGCGCGCCGTCTACCTCGGCCAGGGTGATCCCGCGGACTACGCCAGTTGGGCCTGCCGCTAG